Proteins from a genomic interval of Lolium perenne isolate Kyuss_39 chromosome 1, Kyuss_2.0, whole genome shotgun sequence:
- the LOC127340794 gene encoding putative phospholipid-transporting ATPase 9, with the protein MGGDAEGGRGGRRRKRKMIMSKLYTYAACARRHSAVDDEGSRIGGPGFSRVVHTNDPAAAAAAAAAGYYRSNKISTTKYSAVTFLPKSLFEQFRRVANIYFLITALLSYSPIAPFRGSTAVAPLVLVLVATMVKEAIEDWRRKQQDVEVNNRKAKVFQDGAFAQTKWTRLRVGDVVKVEKDEFFPADLVLLSSSYDDAICYVETMNLDGETNLKLKQSLSVTSHLQDDESFASFGAVIKCEDPNAQLYSFVGNIEIEDQQYPLSPTQLLLRDSKLRNTEYVYGAVVFTGHDTKVMQNATSVPSKRSKIEKKMDGAIYLLLSSLVLISVIGSVFFGIATKDDLRDDGRVMKRWYLRPDDTTVVFDPKRAATSAVLHLFTAMILYGYFIPISLYISIELVKLLQAMFINSDILMYHEESDTPARARTSNLNEELGQVHTILTDKTGTLTCNSMEFIKCSIAGTAYGRGITEVERAMAKKKGSPLIADMEIAVDQPEGRSVVKGFNFADERIMDGEWVNQESSGVIEMFFRLLAVCHTCIPEVDEVSGKVSYEAESPDEAAFVVAARELGFTFYQRTQAGVSLHELDRLSGQQVDRFYKVLHVLEFNSTRKRMSVIVKDEEGKTFLFSKGADSIMFERLSSSESSYRESTQKHINEYADAGLRTLVLAYRQLGDVEYTKFDKKFTAAKNSVSADRDELIEEAADSLERGLILLGATAVEDKLQKGVPECIDKLAQAGIKIWVLTGDKMETAINIGYACSLLRQGMKQITITLDTPDIIALEKGGDRAAITKASKDSVVQQINEGKQLINASASESFALIVDGKSLTYALKDDTKGMFLDLAIGCNSVICCRSSPKQKALVTRLVKAGTHKVTLAIGDGANDVGMIQEADIGVGISGAEGMQAVMASDVSIAQFRFLERLLLVHGHWCYSRISSMVCFFFYKNIAFGVTLFLYECYTSFSGQTFYNDWSMSLYNVLFTSLPVIAMGVFDQDVSARFCLKYPMLYQEGPQNLLFRWSRLLGWMLHGVGSAVIIFFLTIASLKYQAFRSNGQVIDLSTLGATAYTCIVWAVNMQMAITVNYFTLIQHICIWAGIFLWYVFLLAYGAITPSFSTTFFMVFSEALGGAPSYWVVTLLVSVAALIPYFTLSVVKTWFFPTYHNKIQWLQHMAKDDDPEAELGMILRQFSVRSTSVGISARRDAKLVRVSSKGLPC; encoded by the exons ATGGGCGGCGACGCAGAGGGCGGCCGGGGGGGCCGACGTCGGAAGCGGAAGATGATTATGAGCAAGCTCTACACCTACGCGGCCTGCGCACGCCGGCACAGCGCGGTGGACGACGAAGGCTCGCGGATCGGCGGGCCCGGGTTCTCCCGCGTCGTGCACACCAACgaccccgcggcggcggcggcggccgctgcCGCCGGGTACTACCGGTCCAACAAGATCTCCACCACCAAGTACAGCGCGGTGACCTTCCTCCCCAAGTCCCTCTTCGAGCAGTTCCGGCGGGTGGCCAACATCTACTTCCTCATCACCGCCCTGCTCTCCTACTCCCCCATCGCGCCCTTCCGGGGCTCCACGGCGGTGGCGCCGCTGGTGCTGGTGCTCGTGGCAACCATGGTCAAGGAGGCCATCGAGGACTGGAGGAGGAAGCAGCAG GATGTTGAGGTGAACAACAGGAAGGCCAAGGTCTTCCAGGATGGCGCCTTTGCCCAGACCAAATGGACGAGGCTCCGAGTCGGCGACGTCGTCAAGGTCGAGAAGGACGAGTTCTTCCCTGCCGACCTCGTCCTCCTCTCCTCCAGCTACGACGACGCCATCTGCTACGTcgagacgatgaacctcgacGGCGAGACCAACCTCAAGCTCAAACAGTCCCTCAGCGTGACCTCCCACCTGCAGGACGACGAGAGTTTCGCCAGTTTTGGGGCCGTGATAAAGTGCGAGGACCCGAATGCGCAGCTCTACTCATTTGTAGGGAACATAGAGATTGAAGACCAGCAGTACCCGCTCTCGccgacccagctcctgctcagggACTCCAAGCTCCGCAACACCGAGTACGTGTACGGCGCGGTGGTCTTCACGGGCCACGACACCAAGGTCATGCAGAATGCTACCAGTGTCCCATCAAAGAGGAGCAAGATAGAGAAGAAGATGGATGGGGCCATCTACCTGCTCCTGTCTTCGCTCGTCCTCATCTCGGTCATCGGCTCGGTTTTTTTTGGCATTGCGACAAAAGATGATCTGCGAGATGATGGCAGGGTCATGAAGAGGTGGTACCTTAGGCCGGATGACACCACCGTCGTCTTCGATCCTAAAAGGGCGGCTACATCGGCGGTGCTGCATCTGTTCACGGCCATGATCCTTTACGGGTACTTCATCCCTATATCGTTGTACATCTCCATCGAGCTCGTCAAGCTGCTGCAGGCAATGTTCATCAACAGTGACATCCTAATGTACCACGAGGAGAGCGACACGCCGGCTCGCGCTAGGACGTCCAACTTGAACGAGGAACTGGGTCAAGTACACACCATACTCACAGATAAGACTGGGACCCTGACTTGCAACTCCATGGAGTTCATCAAGTGCTCTATTGCTGGTACGGCATACGGGCGTGGGATCACCGAGGTCGAGAGAGCCATGGCGAAGAAAAAAGGTTCCCCCTTGATTGCCGATATGGAGATTGCCGTTGATCAGCCAGAGGGTAGGTCTGTGGTCAAAGGATTTAACTTTGCGGATGAGCGTATCATGGATGGTGAATGGGTGAACCAGGAAAGCTCCGGTGTGATCGAGATGTTCTTCCGGTTGTTGGCCGTCTGCCACACGTGTATCCCGGAAGTCGACGAAGTATCAGGGAAGGTTTCCTATGAAGCAGAgtctcctgatgaggctgcttttGTTGTCGCGGCACGGGAACTCGGTTTCACATTTTACCAGAGGACGCAGGCGGGTGTTTCTCTGCATGAATTGGATCGCTTGTCTGGACAACAAGTTGACAG ATTCTATAAGGTCTTGCATGTCCTTGAGTTCAACAGTACTCGGAAGCGGATGTCGGTAATAGTTAAGGACGAGGAGGGGAAGACATTTCTCTTTAGTAAAGGTGCTGACAG TATAATGTTTGAGAGGCTATCGAGCTCCGAGAGTAGTTACAGAGAATCGACGCAGAAGCACATAAATGAATACGCTGATGCTGGTCTGAGAACACTAGTTCTTGCATACCGTCAACTCGGTGATGTGGAATACACTAAATTCGACAAGAAGTTCACTGCAGCTAAGAATTCTGTCAGTGCTGATCGAGACGAGCTAATTGAAGAGGCTGCAGATTCGCTAGAGAGGGGTCTGATTCTTCTTGGTGCTACAGCTGTTGAGGATAAACTACAAAAGGGGGTACCAGAATGCATCGACAAACTTGCCCAAGCTGGCATCAAGATATGGGTGCTGACGGGTGACAAGATGGAGACTGCCATCAACATCGG ATATGCATGCAGTCTACTCAGACAAGGGATGAAACAAATTACAATCACACTGGATACACCAGATATCATTGCCTTGGAGAAAGGTGGTGACAGAGCAGCCATTACAAAG GCATCAAAGGATAGCGTTGTACAGCAAATAAATGAAGGAAAGCAGCTCATAAACGCATCTGCTAGTGAATCATTTGCTTTGATCGTCGATGGTAAATCGCTTACATATGCCCTCAAAGACGATACCAAGGGCATGTTCCTTGATCTTGCGATCGGGTGCAATTCAGTCATTTGCTGTCGCTCTTCTCCAAAGCAGAAGGCTCTT GTCACTAGGTTAGTCAAAGCTGGCACACATAAAGTTACGCTGGCAATTGGCGACGGTGCAAATGACGTAGGCATGATTCAGGAGGCAGATATTGGGGTAGGAATCAGTGGTGCTGAAGGGATGCAGGCTGTCATGGCGAGCGATGTTTCGATCGCGCAGTTCCGCTTCCTTGAGCGTCTGCTACTTGTCCATGGGCATTGGTGCTATAGCAGGATCTCGTCAATG GTATGCTTCTTCTTCTATAAGAACATTGCGTTCGGCGTGACCCTGTTCCTCTATGAGTGCTATACTTCATTTTCTGGCCAAACTTTCTACAACGACTGGTCAATGTCGCTCTACAATGTCCTTTTCACGTCGTTACCTGTGATCGCCATGGGCGTGTTTGATCAAGATGTTTCCGCTCGGTTTTGTCTCAAG TACCCAATGCTCTACCAGGAGGGTCCTCAGAACCTGCTCTTCCGGTGGTCGAGGCTCCTtggatggatgttgcatggcgttGGCAGCGCCGTGATCATCTTCTTCCTCACCATCGCGTCGCTCAAGTACCAAGCGTTCCGCAGCAACGGCCAGGTCATAGACCTCTCGACCCTCGGTGCCACCGCCTATACATGTATCGTTTGGGCCGTCAACATGCAGATGGCGATCACGGTGAACTACTTCACCCTCATTCAGCACATCTGCATCTGGGCCGGCATCTTCCTGTGGTATGTCTTCCTCCTGGCATACGGTGCAATCACACCGTCGTTCTCGACCACGTTCTTCATGGTGTTCTCGGAGGCGCTGGGTGGCGCGCCGTCCTACTGGGTAGTGACCCTGCTGGTCTCGGTCGCAGCGCTCATCCCCTACTTCACCCTGTCGGTGGTGAAGACGTGGTTCTTCCCGACCTACCACAACAAGATCCAGTGGTTGCAGCACATGGCGAAGGATGATGATCCGGAGGCGGAGCTGGGCATGATCCTGCGCCAGTTCTCGGTGCGGTCCACGAGCGTGGGCATCTCGGCACGCCGTGACGCCAAGCTCGTCCGCGTCAGCAGCAAAGGTCTTCCATGCTGA